One Campylobacter massiliensis DNA window includes the following coding sequences:
- a CDS encoding cytochrome C, which produces MRNAIKFALAIALLCAYALCGAEPAKEPPKEKMHVESVADGDTCIKCHVGIEPIRDAKSDMMQQILAMGQGLGDSGACSVCHGGNPDKGSFEDAHKGAPSAHPGGLSEFVRDPGSIWIADKTCGMCHADTLANARKSLMATEAGKIQGNLHSWGSEPTHKVKFGDHAVKDDDGVTPAWGSKEYKEYMTQLITKYPDQFPTELKQIPLPPSGPEDFNGKSEKDIAYMASITYQRSGCQSCHIGARGRKIRGDWRGMGCSSCHIPYGVEAFYEGSDPTIDKKEKGHLLVHSMQSSREVKVKTAKGVEFSGIHPVTCGSCHSGGKRIGVSYLGLMEQPYGSPFIDGAKDQNALHGSKYKHIKEDLHYEAGMTCQDCHTSIDVHGDGTIFGTTLAQVEIECSDCHGTNDKFPWELKLGFGENFKIKTPDKPRGLAMQLPEWMKQGTIYDKEGGYLLSTRGNPLGNVVKAKDQDKVIAHLASGKDLEVPLVKNGVKNNSFKSKNARLAMHDIPSHTKGMECYACHATWAPQCYGCHVKMDYASGKNGTDWIASASTHFANGETSESTIGAKGKPLFGSFTQSRSYLRWEDPALGINGEGLITPIIPGCQVIFSIIGPDGKTVTLNKRADVPDNGQMLAPDMSPTQPHTTSRIARTCESCHSNPKAIGYGITDGQYMNGQDKDLRLDIQDLKTKEFATENTALQIKAIPGLEHDLSQVVTRDGKQLQAVGTHWPDSRMLDKELRDKIEKIGACIGCHQNMSDKALWDKMSSDKTLNAKEHIDKMNETLHKAAKIKK; this is translated from the coding sequence ATGAGGAATGCGATAAAATTTGCGCTTGCGATCGCACTTTTATGCGCGTACGCTCTTTGCGGCGCCGAACCGGCCAAAGAGCCGCCCAAGGAAAAGATGCACGTCGAGAGCGTAGCCGACGGCGACACCTGTATAAAGTGCCACGTCGGCATAGAGCCGATTAGAGACGCTAAGTCAGATATGATGCAGCAAATTTTAGCCATGGGGCAAGGGCTCGGCGATAGCGGAGCCTGTTCTGTCTGTCACGGAGGAAATCCGGACAAAGGCTCGTTTGAAGACGCTCACAAAGGAGCTCCCAGTGCTCATCCGGGAGGACTTAGCGAGTTTGTAAGAGATCCGGGTTCTATCTGGATAGCGGATAAAACCTGCGGTATGTGCCATGCCGATACTTTGGCAAATGCTAGAAAATCGCTTATGGCTACGGAGGCGGGCAAAATCCAAGGAAATTTGCACTCTTGGGGTAGCGAACCGACGCATAAGGTCAAATTCGGCGATCACGCCGTAAAAGACGACGACGGAGTAACGCCTGCATGGGGTAGCAAAGAATACAAAGAGTATATGACTCAACTAATCACGAAATATCCCGATCAGTTTCCGACCGAGCTTAAACAAATCCCGTTACCGCCTAGCGGACCCGAGGATTTTAATGGAAAAAGCGAGAAAGATATAGCCTATATGGCCTCTATCACGTATCAAAGGTCGGGTTGCCAGTCCTGTCACATCGGCGCTAGAGGCAGAAAAATAAGGGGTGACTGGCGCGGCATGGGGTGTTCTTCTTGTCATATTCCTTACGGAGTAGAGGCTTTTTACGAGGGTAGCGACCCTACGATAGATAAAAAAGAAAAAGGACATCTGCTCGTGCACTCCATGCAGTCAAGCAGAGAAGTAAAAGTAAAAACCGCAAAAGGCGTAGAATTTAGCGGTATACATCCGGTTACCTGCGGTTCTTGCCACAGCGGCGGTAAGAGGATCGGCGTATCGTATCTGGGGCTTATGGAGCAGCCTTATGGCTCGCCTTTCATAGACGGCGCTAAAGATCAAAACGCGCTTCACGGCTCAAAATATAAGCATATCAAAGAGGATTTGCACTATGAGGCCGGTATGACTTGCCAGGACTGCCATACCTCTATCGACGTTCACGGCGACGGTACAATATTTGGCACTACTCTAGCTCAAGTAGAGATAGAGTGCTCCGACTGCCACGGCACGAATGATAAATTTCCATGGGAGCTAAAGCTGGGATTTGGTGAAAATTTCAAAATAAAAACTCCGGATAAGCCGCGAGGCTTAGCTATGCAGCTGCCTGAATGGATGAAACAAGGAACAATCTACGATAAAGAGGGCGGTTATCTGCTATCTACCAGAGGAAACCCTCTAGGCAACGTAGTAAAAGCAAAAGACCAGGATAAGGTTATAGCGCATTTGGCTAGCGGCAAAGACCTTGAAGTACCGCTTGTAAAAAACGGCGTAAAAAATAATAGCTTCAAGTCTAAAAACGCACGCCTGGCGATGCATGATATACCGTCTCATACGAAGGGTATGGAGTGCTATGCTTGCCACGCTACGTGGGCGCCGCAGTGCTACGGCTGCCACGTCAAGATGGACTATGCTTCGGGCAAAAACGGTACGGACTGGATAGCTTCTGCGTCTACGCACTTTGCAAACGGCGAAACTAGCGAATCAACTATCGGCGCAAAAGGCAAGCCGCTATTTGGTTCATTTACTCAGTCAAGAAGCTATCTAAGATGGGAAGACCCGGCTCTTGGCATAAACGGCGAAGGACTTATTACGCCGATAATTCCGGGTTGTCAGGTGATCTTTAGTATAATAGGCCCGGACGGCAAAACCGTAACGCTAAATAAGCGAGCCGACGTTCCGGATAACGGACAGATGCTGGCTCCGGATATGTCGCCTACGCAGCCGCATACGACAAGCAGGATAGCTAGGACTTGCGAGTCTTGCCACTCTAACCCTAAAGCCATAGGCTACGGTATCACGGACGGTCAATATATGAACGGTCAAGACAAAGACTTGCGCCTTGATATACAAGACCTAAAAACCAAAGAATTTGCTACCGAAAATACAGCTTTGCAAATCAAAGCCATACCGGGACTAGAGCACGATCTGTCTCAAGTCGTAACTAGAGACGGCAAGCAATTGCAAGCCGTCGGAACGCACTGGCCGGATTCCAGAATGCTGGATAAAGAG
- a CDS encoding response regulator transcription factor, whose product MDSNLTASEDKMKILLLEDDLFICEQLKDYFELEGHKLDFYANGKELLDNAVLSAYDIFLFDINTPVINGFETLKLIRKDGIETPVVYITAQDDIDHIKKGFELGCNDYLKKPFLLEELEIRINAILHKNANDDKVKISPNYAFDVKNMNLYFKGDLVELNKQEKSLLYILVKNIGLTIDPNTIKDYVWDEKDVCDNTLRTQIKKIREKLNENFIINVRNIGYKIEKHDQD is encoded by the coding sequence ATGGACTCAAATTTGACTGCAAGCGAGGATAAGATGAAAATATTGCTTCTTGAAGACGACTTGTTTATATGCGAGCAGCTAAAGGATTATTTCGAGCTTGAAGGGCACAAGCTCGACTTTTACGCTAACGGCAAAGAGCTTTTGGATAACGCCGTTTTAAGCGCTTACGATATATTTTTATTCGATATCAACACTCCGGTTATAAACGGCTTTGAGACGCTAAAACTCATCAGAAAGGACGGTATCGAGACGCCCGTCGTTTACATAACGGCACAAGACGATATAGACCATATCAAAAAAGGCTTTGAGCTGGGTTGTAACGATTATCTTAAAAAGCCGTTTTTGCTAGAAGAGCTTGAAATAAGAATAAATGCCATCTTGCACAAAAACGCAAACGACGACAAGGTAAAAATCAGCCCAAACTACGCCTTTGACGTTAAGAATATGAATTTGTATTTTAAAGGCGATTTAGTCGAACTCAATAAACAAGAAAAATCGCTACTGTATATTTTAGTAAAAAATATCGGCCTCACGATAGATCCAAATACAATAAAAGATTACGTCTGGGACGAAAAAGACGTATGCGACAACACCCTCAGAACGCAGATCAAAAAAATCCGTGAAAAACTAAATGAAAATTTTATTATAAACGTCCGAAATATCGGCTACAAGATAGAAAAACATGATCAAGACTAA
- a CDS encoding sensor histidine kinase, with the protein MIKTKDISAQKKNFEIKLFLSYIAFTMILIVSIAVIHIYFTSDLNYKKFEREIMMQASDKIDKFYMNLNAKKQTLASAADNEFFLKYLDDESDYADLFFITIMQADKDIEALRYVGAKQTLEYVRDDKANLIKNINFKPVENQILQKEQVQIYGFRLNEAGKASVSFRAPLYAANTLKGTVELDICLEGIMNEMIKSMIYDIFVINDEGVYLKDNLADKNLSRVKKRVTGEFGKDFWANLTASEKYGLIKGETFAMPFFIGQEKFYLTLQGHKPAINNMENNKMIVSILIFAALMAVVFTFILTKPIRKIFTAVSKETSELGKLAKNLDDTIALKTLEIAKKDRLLQNQNKFAELGELIGNIAHQWRHPLTRLSLTVQNLRAFKKRGKLSDEIFKDAVENSLYQIEFMSNTIENFRNFYKKDDVKREFSIKSAIDGILSIIGTVIEHRHIKLEISCPEDIFIFANKNELSQILMNIIINAKDAIETKGTEGGFINIHTQKEENEIIIEIEDNAGGIPSEVAAKIFDPYFTTKSEKGTGIGLYIAKMIAKEKFNGDISVANGEKGAIFRVVLDASAK; encoded by the coding sequence ATGATCAAGACTAAAGACATCTCCGCCCAAAAGAAAAATTTCGAGATAAAGCTATTTTTATCTTATATCGCTTTTACGATGATACTTATCGTCTCCATCGCCGTGATTCATATATATTTTACCAGCGATCTAAACTATAAAAAATTCGAACGCGAGATAATGATGCAAGCAAGCGATAAGATAGATAAATTTTATATGAATTTAAACGCCAAAAAGCAAACTCTAGCCTCTGCGGCGGATAACGAATTTTTCTTAAAATATCTAGACGACGAATCAGACTACGCGGATTTATTTTTTATAACGATAATGCAAGCGGACAAAGATATAGAAGCCCTAAGATACGTGGGCGCCAAACAAACGCTCGAGTACGTAAGAGACGATAAAGCAAATCTGATAAAAAATATAAATTTTAAGCCCGTAGAAAATCAAATTTTACAAAAAGAGCAGGTGCAAATTTATGGTTTTCGTTTAAACGAAGCGGGCAAAGCTTCCGTTAGTTTCAGGGCTCCGCTCTATGCGGCAAACACGCTAAAAGGGACAGTTGAGCTTGATATTTGCTTGGAAGGGATCATGAACGAGATGATAAAGTCGATGATTTACGATATTTTCGTGATTAATGACGAAGGAGTTTATCTCAAAGACAATCTAGCAGACAAAAATCTCTCGCGCGTCAAAAAGAGAGTCACAGGCGAGTTCGGTAAAGATTTTTGGGCAAATTTGACCGCCTCCGAAAAATACGGACTAATAAAGGGCGAAACCTTTGCGATGCCGTTTTTTATCGGGCAAGAGAAATTTTATCTAACGCTTCAAGGTCATAAGCCCGCAATAAACAACATGGAAAACAACAAAATGATCGTCTCTATATTGATTTTTGCCGCGCTAATGGCGGTGGTTTTTACCTTTATCCTCACTAAGCCGATCAGAAAAATCTTTACCGCGGTATCCAAAGAAACGAGCGAGCTTGGCAAACTAGCTAAAAATTTAGACGATACGATCGCGCTTAAAACGCTTGAGATCGCTAAAAAAGATAGGTTACTACAAAATCAAAACAAATTCGCCGAGCTTGGCGAGTTAATCGGCAACATAGCTCACCAGTGGCGACATCCGCTAACCAGGCTTTCTTTGACGGTTCAAAATTTAAGAGCTTTTAAAAAACGAGGCAAGCTAAGCGACGAAATTTTTAAAGATGCGGTAGAAAATTCGCTCTATCAGATCGAGTTCATGTCAAATACGATAGAAAATTTTAGAAATTTTTATAAAAAAGACGACGTAAAAAGAGAATTTAGTATAAAAAGCGCGATAGACGGCATCTTGAGCATAATAGGCACAGTCATAGAACATAGACACATAAAGCTTGAAATTTCGTGCCCTGAGGATATTTTTATATTTGCCAATAAAAACGAGCTATCGCAAATTTTGATGAATATCATCATAAACGCAAAAGACGCCATCGAAACCAAAGGCACGGAAGGCGGGTTTATCAATATCCACACCCAAAAAGAAGAAAACGAGATAATAATCGAAATAGAAGATAATGCAGGCGGCATCCCTAGCGAGGTCGCGGCAAAGATTTTTGACCCGTACTTCACGACCAAGTCCGAAAAAGGAACAGGTATAGGTCTGTATATCGCGAAAATGATAGCAAAAGAGAAATTTAACGGAGACATAAGCGTGGCTAACGGCGAAAAAGGCGCGATATTTAGAGTCGTACTAGACGCCTCGGCAAAATAA
- a CDS encoding formate/nitrite transporter family protein, protein MLNPAETAQAISNSMEHKAHTPLVSIIFLAIMAGAAIAMGDIFWAHSTVGMAEKQSIGLANFIGGITFSCGLMMVVFYGGHLFTSSVLSGVSAYEGKLNLGKTINYWAIVWVFNFVGGALIAYMYYYSGLPLKYDGYILQHFVPAGIGKITAPFHELFIRGIFCNVFVCMSIWTATSESNLAGKFFAIMWMIGAFVACSMEHCVANMFIITEAIISKAHYIAASGGDVNAAAALLHTTADKLDVLNWGNFIVKNLVPVTLGNICGGLFFVGLVGFMANKFDMKKK, encoded by the coding sequence ATGTTAAATCCTGCAGAAACCGCTCAAGCGATATCTAATTCGATGGAGCATAAGGCGCATACTCCGTTAGTAAGCATTATTTTTCTAGCCATTATGGCGGGTGCGGCGATTGCTATGGGCGATATTTTTTGGGCGCACTCGACCGTGGGCATGGCTGAAAAGCAGTCTATAGGACTAGCAAATTTCATCGGTGGCATCACCTTTAGCTGCGGTCTCATGATGGTCGTTTTCTACGGCGGGCATCTATTTACGAGCTCGGTTTTAAGCGGCGTTAGCGCGTATGAGGGCAAGCTAAATTTAGGTAAAACCATTAACTACTGGGCGATCGTTTGGGTTTTTAACTTCGTCGGCGGCGCGCTAATTGCTTATATGTATTATTACTCTGGCTTACCGCTAAAATACGACGGCTACATCTTGCAGCACTTCGTACCGGCCGGTATCGGCAAGATCACGGCGCCGTTTCACGAGCTATTTATCCGCGGTATCTTTTGTAACGTGTTCGTTTGTATGTCTATCTGGACTGCGACCAGCGAGAGCAACCTTGCGGGTAAATTCTTTGCGATCATGTGGATGATCGGCGCGTTTGTCGCATGCTCTATGGAGCACTGCGTGGCAAATATGTTCATCATCACCGAAGCCATCATCTCAAAAGCACACTACATAGCAGCAAGCGGCGGCGACGTCAATGCTGCGGCAGCGTTGCTCCACACTACGGCCGATAAGCTAGATGTGCTAAACTGGGGAAATTTCATCGTTAAAAACCTAGTTCCGGTTACGCTGGGCAATATCTGCGGCGGACTTTTCTTTGTGGGACTAGTTGGATTTATGGCGAATAAATTCGACATGAAAAAGAAATAA
- a CDS encoding hydrogenase 3 maturation endopeptidase HyCI, giving the protein MKKALLCIGNPMRGDDDVGNETGRIVEANLKDWRVFYGQDVPENEFGALREFEPDIIVVVDAMSGFKDGAIEFFDLSNERDYIYSTHNLPTPVLLSYLRKICPKTLFLGISVLLENVLDFKEGLSENAKKSAQKAFERILEIDKNLN; this is encoded by the coding sequence ATGAAAAAGGCTTTACTTTGCATCGGCAATCCCATGCGCGGAGACGACGACGTAGGTAACGAAACAGGGCGAATCGTCGAGGCAAATTTGAAAGATTGGCGGGTATTTTACGGACAGGACGTGCCTGAAAACGAGTTTGGCGCACTTAGAGAATTTGAGCCTGATATCATCGTCGTGGTAGACGCGATGAGCGGGTTTAAAGACGGCGCGATCGAGTTTTTCGATCTTAGTAACGAGCGCGACTATATCTACTCGACGCACAACCTACCCACGCCCGTACTTTTAAGCTACCTGCGCAAAATTTGCCCCAAAACACTGTTTTTGGGCATTAGCGTTTTGCTTGAAAACGTGCTTGATTTTAAAGAGGGCTTAAGCGAAAATGCGAAAAAAAGCGCGCAAAAAGCCTTTGAACGTATCTTAGAGATAGATAAAAATTTAAATTAG
- a CDS encoding formate hydrogenlyase maturation HycH family protein, producing the protein MIRVYKLTRRHMDENEKMPKELKDIKLFSTCVGHGVGTIDFSQKLLDIKDEEYDRIVASGGEYVKFKLGNLSKYFEVEIFREHAVRLISELCECELKKELENLREGYLVLRKDF; encoded by the coding sequence ATGATAAGAGTCTATAAGCTCACTCGCCGCCACATGGACGAAAACGAAAAAATGCCCAAAGAGCTAAAAGATATCAAGCTCTTTTCTACCTGCGTCGGTCACGGCGTGGGTACGATCGATTTTAGCCAAAAGCTACTCGATATCAAAGACGAGGAGTATGATCGTATCGTCGCTAGCGGCGGCGAATACGTCAAATTTAAGCTTGGAAATTTGAGTAAGTATTTCGAGGTGGAGATATTTAGGGAGCATGCGGTTAGGCTCATTTCCGAGCTTTGCGAATGTGAGCTAAAAAAAGAGCTTGAAAATCTGCGTGAGGGATATCTGGTGCTTAGGAAGGATTTTTGA
- a CDS encoding NADH-quinone oxidoreductase subunit B family protein gives MSLYQVPENIKTANDLTAKLEHLKNIKRSFSVYRIDCGSCNGCEIEIFAAITPMWDPERFGFKLVANPRHADILVCTGPVTRQMYYPLLRAYEAAPDPKIVVALGACGSTGGIFYDAYSVWGGIDKIIPVDVYIPGCPPHPASVIYGLGMALGIIDQKLQKRSFEKDDCKAPAVTESIMGNILFERDLEAESKRLMSYIFGRTLFAKYMDAAKTSPDIHDVAATKKAMLEAMYKEEDPRYAECMGLLYNDVYLKYANAKQSENAIDVKKEIWDKR, from the coding sequence ATGAGCCTTTATCAAGTTCCCGAAAACATAAAAACGGCAAACGACCTAACCGCAAAGCTAGAGCATCTAAAAAATATCAAACGAAGCTTTAGTGTTTACCGCATCGACTGCGGCAGTTGCAACGGCTGCGAGATCGAGATCTTCGCCGCCATCACGCCGATGTGGGACCCTGAGCGCTTCGGCTTTAAGCTCGTAGCCAACCCTCGCCACGCAGACATCCTAGTCTGCACCGGCCCGGTTACGCGCCAGATGTACTATCCGCTACTTCGCGCTTACGAAGCAGCTCCAGATCCTAAGATCGTGGTGGCTCTTGGAGCCTGCGGTAGTACGGGCGGTATCTTTTACGACGCTTATAGCGTCTGGGGCGGTATAGATAAGATTATCCCCGTAGACGTCTATATCCCGGGCTGTCCTCCGCATCCGGCTAGCGTCATCTACGGCCTTGGTATGGCTCTTGGCATCATAGACCAAAAGCTACAAAAAAGAAGCTTCGAAAAAGACGACTGCAAAGCTCCGGCCGTTACGGAGTCTATCATGGGCAATATCCTTTTCGAGCGAGATTTGGAAGCCGAGTCAAAGAGGCTAATGAGCTATATATTCGGCAGGACGTTGTTTGCTAAGTATATGGACGCAGCTAAAACATCGCCCGATATCCATGACGTAGCGGCGACCAAAAAAGCTATGCTAGAAGCCATGTATAAAGAAGAAGATCCTAGATATGCCGAGTGCATGGGGCTTTTATACAACGACGTTTATCTAAAATACGCAAACGCAAAACAGAGCGAAAACGCGATCGACGTCAAAAAAGAAATCTGGGATAAAAGATGA
- a CDS encoding formate hydrogenlyase complex iron-sulfur subunit, translating into MMKLFDITEKYGKATYAYPFEPYKVPENFRGQPFYTYELCVGCAACGVACPSNAIELKMNEKQDKLVWQFDCGRCIFCGRCDEVCPTGGVRLSQGFELAVKFDKSALIQRGELEMQKCKCCGKPYTPVRLINYTFSKLSTANLLPGRLEEAKDYLYICPECKKAQSVERLTKDVEEGIK; encoded by the coding sequence ATGATGAAGTTATTTGACATAACCGAAAAATACGGAAAGGCGACCTACGCCTATCCGTTTGAGCCCTACAAAGTGCCCGAGAATTTCCGCGGGCAGCCGTTTTATACCTACGAGCTTTGCGTAGGTTGCGCGGCGTGCGGCGTAGCGTGCCCTAGTAATGCCATAGAGCTAAAGATGAACGAAAAGCAAGATAAGCTCGTGTGGCAGTTTGATTGCGGACGTTGTATATTTTGCGGACGCTGCGATGAGGTTTGTCCAACCGGCGGCGTACGACTAAGCCAGGGTTTTGAGCTTGCGGTTAAATTTGACAAGAGCGCGCTAATCCAGCGCGGCGAGCTAGAGATGCAAAAGTGCAAATGCTGCGGCAAGCCGTATACGCCGGTTCGCCTCATCAACTATACTTTTTCAAAGCTTAGTACGGCAAATTTACTCCCGGGCAGACTAGAGGAAGCCAAAGACTACCTCTACATCTGCCCTGAGTGCAAAAAAGCGCAATCTGTCGAGCGCTTAACTAAAGACGTAGAGGAGGGGATAAAATGA
- a CDS encoding hydrogenase large subunit produces the protein MRGDKFVEILKTKVKVLEVTRQADDQITVLVDRNDLPLAVKTLYYDIGGFLSTMIPNDERTINGCFALYYAISMEGSKMTEADDFAAEDKCFITVKTLIPGVDPTFPSVTPLVPACVWYEREAFDMFGLVAEGLPDKRRLVLADDWPDGLHPLRKDAMDYRYRPDPVAHQDEPDAEFLFPSGDSVVDVPLGPLHVTSDEPGHFRLFCDGDEIIDADYRLFYQHRGMEKLAENRMNYDQMGYLAERVCGICGYAHAIACIEAAEKAIKLEIPLRAQAIRVICLEIERLHSHLLNIGLACEVTGNYNAFMHIFRVREYSMELAQLVTGGRKTYGNVIMGGLRRDMTDNEIRQGIAIINKLDVQITEIWDAVMDDKRQLGRWKGVGVLDKQVARDFSPVGPNMRGSGFKRDNRYDHPYDFFKHIEFEVAVEHGGDVFSREVVRYKELKQSIHIIRQCFELMPQTPIMIDPKTMIKPENFALGYDEAPRGENVHWIMQGSAQKVFRWRCRAATYNNWPSLRYQFRGNNISDAALIVCSLDPCYSCTERVTVVDVNTKKSKILTEKDLKRFCQTGKISKKDLR, from the coding sequence ATGAGAGGCGATAAATTTGTAGAAATTTTAAAAACAAAGGTAAAGGTTTTAGAAGTAACACGCCAAGCCGACGACCAAATCACGGTTTTAGTCGACAGAAACGACCTTCCGCTTGCGGTTAAGACCCTTTACTACGATATCGGCGGCTTTTTAAGCACAATGATACCAAACGACGAGAGAACTATAAACGGCTGTTTTGCGCTTTACTACGCGATATCTATGGAAGGCAGCAAGATGACGGAGGCGGATGATTTTGCCGCTGAGGATAAGTGCTTTATCACCGTTAAAACATTGATTCCAGGCGTCGATCCGACGTTTCCGTCCGTTACTCCGCTAGTGCCTGCTTGCGTGTGGTACGAGAGAGAGGCATTTGATATGTTCGGCCTAGTAGCCGAAGGACTGCCTGACAAACGCCGCCTAGTTTTAGCGGACGATTGGCCCGACGGCCTTCATCCGCTTAGAAAAGACGCGATGGACTACCGCTATAGACCGGACCCCGTCGCTCATCAAGACGAGCCTGACGCCGAGTTTTTATTTCCTAGCGGCGATAGCGTAGTAGACGTACCGCTCGGACCTTTACACGTAACGAGCGATGAGCCGGGACACTTTAGGCTATTTTGCGACGGCGACGAGATCATAGACGCGGACTACCGCCTCTTTTATCAGCACCGCGGTATGGAAAAGCTAGCCGAAAACCGTATGAACTACGATCAGATGGGTTACCTTGCGGAGCGCGTCTGCGGTATATGCGGTTACGCTCACGCGATTGCGTGTATCGAAGCGGCCGAAAAGGCTATAAAACTAGAAATTCCGCTAAGAGCGCAAGCTATCCGCGTAATCTGCCTTGAGATCGAGCGCCTTCACAGCCACCTGCTAAATATCGGTCTAGCTTGCGAGGTAACGGGCAACTATAACGCCTTCATGCATATCTTTAGAGTGCGCGAGTACTCCATGGAGCTAGCCCAACTCGTAACCGGCGGCCGCAAAACCTACGGTAACGTCATAATGGGCGGACTTCGCCGCGATATGACCGATAACGAAATCAGGCAAGGTATTGCTATCATAAACAAGCTTGACGTTCAGATTACGGAAATTTGGGACGCGGTCATGGATGATAAGCGCCAACTAGGACGCTGGAAGGGCGTAGGCGTACTTGATAAACAAGTAGCTCGCGACTTTAGCCCGGTCGGTCCAAATATGAGAGGTTCGGGCTTTAAGCGCGACAACCGTTACGACCACCCTTACGACTTCTTTAAACATATCGAATTTGAAGTCGCGGTCGAGCACGGCGGAGACGTATTTAGCCGCGAAGTCGTGAGATACAAGGAGCTAAAACAGTCTATCCATATCATCAGACAGTGCTTTGAGCTAATGCCTCAAACGCCGATCATGATAGATCCAAAAACTATGATCAAGCCTGAAAATTTCGCGCTCGGATACGACGAAGCTCCTCGCGGAGAAAACGTCCACTGGATCATGCAAGGCAGCGCACAAAAGGTTTTCCGCTGGAGATGCCGCGCGGCTACGTATAACAACTGGCCGAGCCTCCGCTATCAGTTCCGCGGAAATAACATCTCTGACGCCGCATTGATCGTTTGTTCGCTCGACCCGTGCTATTCGTGCACAGAGCGCGTTACGGTCGTGGACGTAAATACTAAAAAGAGTAAAATTTTAACCGAAAAAGACCTTAAGAGATTTTGCCAAACTGGCAAGATTAGCAAAAAGGATTTAAGATGA